A genome region from Polyangiaceae bacterium includes the following:
- a CDS encoding NADH-quinone oxidoreductase subunit M encodes MIELPYIHAVPFPILSALVLLPFFGAFLVSTMNRTRHAYGTALAIAAIELSLTLLVLLQFERHTMALQFVERIPLFLGLSYHLGVDGISVLFLPLTAVLAPLVILHSLVAAKKNPERYLAAILCLEGTLMGGFVAVDLVLFWIFIALELIPGTLLVRRWGTAPGARRNQVALRYAAINLMGILLVLAGTLVLVRAAGVHSFSLDALMSASIPAEGQYLAFWLFTLGFAIRIPLFPFHGWFPPVVAEGPVVGVSVFLVGAKIGVYALLRFVLPLLPMAAHRYHEAFAIVGVLAMVYGGLLALVQTNLRQLVAFACLAQAGIVLVGLSTLNVEGLMGALLAATAIGFSSAGLYFVAGFLHVRFGTTTIERTAGAGRLSQHAPLLSLTFLLVGLSTIGMPGTSGFEPMHLVVIGALGAHQAIMGVAIGFGGLLGAAYLLRYFQRTFISSNPTASPANLTPVRSIRDLDKTELVIAATMTAIIVGFGLFSHPLLDIVEGSVRGVSNALDHAKPPTSVSIMEGYVH; translated from the coding sequence ATGATTGAGCTCCCGTACATACACGCGGTACCGTTTCCCATTCTGAGTGCTCTGGTGCTGCTGCCCTTTTTCGGCGCTTTTCTCGTGAGCACCATGAACCGGACGCGGCACGCCTATGGCACGGCGCTCGCGATTGCCGCGATCGAGCTCAGCCTCACGCTGCTCGTCCTCCTGCAATTCGAACGGCATACGATGGCGCTGCAATTCGTCGAACGCATTCCTTTGTTTTTGGGTTTGTCATACCATTTGGGCGTCGATGGAATCAGCGTGCTTTTTCTACCGCTCACTGCGGTACTCGCACCGCTCGTCATTCTTCATTCGCTGGTCGCAGCCAAAAAAAATCCCGAACGTTATCTTGCCGCCATTTTGTGCCTCGAAGGTACGCTCATGGGCGGGTTTGTCGCTGTCGACTTGGTTCTGTTTTGGATCTTCATCGCGCTCGAGCTCATCCCCGGAACGCTCTTGGTACGCCGATGGGGCACCGCGCCCGGCGCGCGGCGGAATCAAGTCGCGCTGCGATATGCGGCGATCAATCTCATGGGCATCCTGCTCGTGCTCGCAGGAACCCTCGTGCTGGTCCGAGCTGCCGGAGTGCATTCATTTTCGCTCGATGCGCTCATGTCCGCATCGATTCCCGCCGAGGGCCAATATCTTGCATTTTGGTTGTTCACGTTGGGATTTGCCATTCGCATTCCGCTTTTTCCTTTTCACGGGTGGTTTCCTCCGGTGGTTGCAGAAGGCCCGGTCGTGGGCGTGAGCGTCTTTTTGGTGGGCGCGAAAATCGGCGTTTACGCATTGTTGCGGTTCGTCCTTCCGCTATTGCCCATGGCGGCGCATCGCTACCACGAAGCATTTGCCATCGTGGGCGTGCTCGCGATGGTTTATGGCGGACTGCTCGCGCTCGTCCAGACAAACCTCCGTCAATTGGTCGCTTTTGCGTGTCTTGCGCAAGCTGGAATCGTCCTCGTGGGGCTATCGACGCTCAATGTCGAAGGGCTCATGGGAGCGCTTCTTGCTGCAACGGCGATTGGTTTCAGCTCGGCAGGGCTTTACTTCGTTGCAGGTTTTTTGCATGTGCGGTTTGGCACGACAACCATCGAACGGACGGCAGGAGCGGGCCGATTGTCACAACATGCTCCCCTTCTTTCGCTCACTTTTTTGCTCGTTGGTTTGTCCACGATTGGCATGCCGGGGACGAGCGGATTCGAGCCGATGCATCTCGTCGTCATCGGCGCGCTCGGCGCACACCAAGCAATCATGGGCGTGGCCATTGGATTTGGCGGCCTCTTGGGTGCAGCGTACCTTCTGCGCTACTTTCAGCGAACGTTCATTTCATCGAACCCCACGGCGTCGCCGGCAAACCTCACACCCGTGCGCTCGATCCGCGACCTCGACAAAACCGAATTGGTCATAGCCGCCACGATGACCGCCATCATCGTCGGCTTCGGTCTCTTTTCGCACCCATTACTCGACATCGTCGAAGGGTCCGTTCGTGGCGTGTCGAATGCACTCGACCATGCCAAACCTCCTACGTCCGTTTCCATCATGGAGGGCTACGTTCACTGA
- a CDS encoding M28 family peptidase, with protein sequence MGLQLARGFIAPMLVGILVSGCGPSVPAAAPRPPKPPSPTNESASLPQREPTLCALAGDLPPLQAAHFDRLSAQVSRNNLQASVHVLANPALGGRGAGTPSNRRVANWIAGRFASYGLSSPPEADHCLPFERDQIRDQNVVAHLVRSGDPNAPVVLVGAHYDAQGEKDADVFPGADDNASGVAALLEIARLSAMRKSGPDMVFVAFGAEENGLLGAKAYVEAPSVPLSRIMLMINLDMVGRPMLDGSPMRFFIPRADETIGYVIGNRDKPKTDELLHRAAAREDRPLIGIPEIVLTRLGFASDSVPFSPHVPTIFLSTGDHADYHRPTDTPEKLDFEQLARAARLTLAIVEEMQAPAVAREITPN encoded by the coding sequence ATGGGTCTCCAACTCGCCCGCGGCTTCATTGCGCCAATGCTCGTCGGGATCCTCGTGTCCGGATGTGGACCGAGCGTGCCCGCGGCGGCTCCTCGACCGCCGAAGCCGCCATCGCCCACGAACGAATCTGCGTCGTTACCACAACGAGAGCCCACTCTTTGCGCGCTCGCGGGGGATTTGCCACCACTCCAAGCAGCCCATTTCGATAGGCTATCGGCGCAGGTTTCTCGAAATAATCTGCAAGCGTCCGTGCATGTCCTCGCCAATCCTGCGCTCGGTGGACGCGGAGCCGGAACGCCAAGCAATCGTCGAGTCGCCAATTGGATCGCAGGTCGTTTCGCTTCGTATGGTTTGTCTTCTCCTCCCGAGGCAGACCATTGTTTGCCATTCGAGCGCGATCAAATCCGCGATCAGAACGTCGTTGCGCATCTTGTACGGAGTGGAGATCCAAACGCTCCCGTGGTGCTGGTGGGAGCTCATTACGATGCTCAAGGAGAAAAAGACGCGGATGTTTTTCCCGGTGCCGACGACAATGCTTCGGGAGTTGCCGCGCTGCTCGAAATCGCACGACTTTCTGCCATGCGCAAATCGGGGCCAGACATGGTATTCGTGGCATTCGGCGCCGAAGAAAATGGTCTTTTGGGGGCCAAAGCGTATGTCGAAGCGCCAAGTGTCCCCTTGTCGAGGATCATGCTCATGATCAACCTCGACATGGTCGGGCGCCCCATGCTCGACGGCTCACCGATGCGTTTCTTCATCCCTCGAGCCGATGAAACGATCGGGTACGTCATTGGAAACAGGGACAAACCCAAGACCGACGAGCTCTTGCATCGCGCCGCGGCACGCGAAGACAGGCCGCTCATTGGTATTCCCGAAATCGTGCTCACGCGCCTTGGATTTGCGTCCGACAGCGTTCCCTTCAGCCCTCACGTGCCGACGATTTTCTTGTCGACAGGCGATCACGCTGATTACCATCGTCCCACTGATACGCCCGAAAAACTCGACTTCGAACAACTCGCCCGCGCTGCACGCCTGACGCTCGCCATCGTGGAAGAAATGCAAGCACCGGCGGTCGCTCGAGAGATCACGCCCAACTAA
- a CDS encoding NADH-quinone oxidoreductase subunit M yields the protein MTPSPIREIFAIDQAGFPVLSTLVFVPLVTALVVLFLRDPRAARRAALTGALVELLVTLFVFSRFIPGTADMQLVERQPWIPTLGASYHLGIDGVSVLFVGVTALLTLLILVVSPLDSNSSGRGFFAGILGLSAAAMGIFTSLDLILFFIFWETSLVPVFFVVSLWGVGPERRYAAMKFVLTMLASSGPLLLGIVLLAVLGRESSADSLTFDWMVLRERHVPPAVGPTVFFLILIGLAVKGPFVPLHTWMPTMLRECPAALGVVMTGLKFGSYGVIRLIVPLVPEATGRYAWLLGAIGATGIVYGALIALVQPNLRRLLSFSCLSHVGYILLGISTGSVEGISGAALAMLNLGLSATGLFFLTGFLQTRVGSSETSALGGVARHAPRAAVMFILFGLASIGLPGTSGFVGEHLILLSAYRKDLVLLGLALLGTVLGAAYVLTVFEKAFLGPVTRPRVTSMKDLDTAEWGILVCLAICILAIGVNPGPVLSIVEPSAKALAAAISPQ from the coding sequence ATGACTCCCTCGCCAATTCGTGAAATTTTTGCCATCGACCAAGCCGGGTTTCCCGTGCTCTCGACGCTCGTGTTCGTTCCGCTCGTCACAGCGCTCGTGGTCCTCTTCCTCCGTGATCCACGCGCGGCGCGGAGAGCTGCGTTGACCGGCGCGCTCGTGGAATTGCTCGTCACACTTTTCGTGTTCAGCCGATTCATTCCGGGCACGGCCGACATGCAACTCGTCGAAAGACAACCGTGGATTCCGACGCTGGGAGCAAGTTATCACCTTGGAATCGATGGCGTGAGCGTGCTCTTCGTGGGCGTGACGGCGCTGCTCACGCTGCTCATCCTCGTCGTGTCCCCTCTTGATTCAAATTCGAGTGGACGCGGATTTTTCGCCGGCATTTTGGGTTTGTCCGCTGCGGCGATGGGCATTTTTACATCGCTCGATTTGATTCTATTCTTCATTTTTTGGGAAACGAGCCTGGTTCCCGTATTTTTCGTCGTGAGCCTTTGGGGCGTGGGACCCGAGCGCCGATATGCCGCCATGAAGTTTGTCTTGACGATGCTCGCCTCCTCCGGGCCGCTTCTTTTGGGCATCGTGCTTCTCGCCGTCCTCGGTCGCGAAAGCAGCGCGGATTCGCTGACATTCGATTGGATGGTGCTGCGTGAAAGGCACGTTCCACCCGCGGTGGGTCCGACGGTATTTTTTCTCATTCTCATTGGGTTGGCCGTCAAAGGACCCTTCGTCCCTCTGCACACGTGGATGCCCACGATGCTCCGAGAATGCCCCGCTGCTCTCGGCGTCGTCATGACAGGGCTGAAGTTTGGATCTTATGGAGTCATTCGACTCATCGTGCCGCTCGTACCCGAAGCGACGGGTCGATACGCATGGCTTCTCGGCGCAATCGGCGCGACGGGCATCGTCTACGGCGCCCTCATCGCGCTCGTCCAGCCAAACCTGCGGCGGTTATTGTCATTTTCGTGTTTGAGTCACGTGGGTTATATTCTTCTCGGAATTTCGACGGGCTCCGTGGAGGGCATTTCGGGCGCGGCGCTCGCCATGCTGAACCTTGGTTTGTCCGCGACGGGGCTTTTTTTCTTGACCGGATTTTTGCAAACGCGCGTAGGTTCGTCGGAAACGTCCGCGCTTGGAGGTGTGGCGCGACATGCCCCACGAGCCGCCGTCATGTTCATTCTTTTTGGTTTGGCGAGCATCGGGCTCCCCGGTACGAGCGGGTTTGTCGGAGAACATCTCATCTTGCTCTCCGCGTACCGCAAGGATCTCGTACTTTTGGGTCTGGCGCTTTTGGGGACGGTGCTCGGCGCAGCCTACGTGCTTACGGTCTTCGAGAAGGCGTTTCTCGGTCCGGTGACTCGGCCGCGCGTCACATCCATGAAGGATCTCGATACGGCAGAATGGGGCATACTCGTTTGCCTGGCGATCTGCATTCTCGCGATCGGTGTGAATCCCGGACCCGTGCTTTCCATCGTCGAACCGAGCGCCAAAGCGCTTGCGGCGGCCATATCGCCGCAGTGA
- a CDS encoding DUF2309 domain-containing protein, producing MEDNITMEMRKHLEHVIEEVAHVLPSQGPIDTFIHHNTLHGFEHFPFERAVVEAERIFGARGYLPIEDYLRFYATGRITRRDIERACRERGHDPFDEAELLRSAHPEMPDLLEGPELEALFEHMEDVAAWGGPAIPLDNHLVARVRAAVRNHVDQTPSTHSSGQAATTEVARLCLTVVHDLGPDSLRRRGFDALCALESAFSQPGTSESLIAELSARDPRHQMKEFCERQLEYHIGRLGSETCHRDLLLALTGEDIHEQIHPGMVRLSMAFLDEGLAAWHVAGRSLGFYDAFRKMAEHDLFFDLESLPGARAALKDLPPLAIDAIIQSLEKLGVHHDHWGPYLRRIAVALPGLSGMVSWRASHPDYAAQRAHPIDLIQFLAVRMFHEVLYVRQVSRHVFGHDGDIESFRHHFTHHLPELLVRHALYSGELPDFLAERARSQLAVSASDETPDDEMAILRLADMIFQHQQSTAHGKADPDSSRNGKASATLPIWQAAYEVHYRDAILEALTRNAKSPWKRRRKGRAKAQLVFCIDDREESVRRHTEELHADYETFGAAGFFGVAIDYVALGEKDPVPLCPLVVTPAHRMEETPRAESLEAWQQRSTRQRLLAALRDVVREVLRNPVSSYFLIDIVGLFAMLPVVGRLLAPRTYERASRQTKSSVLPHVETTIPIGDPRQPDTHRHPPRKSHFTDDEQAERVANLLRNIGLVRHFAPLVVLVGHGSESRNNPHLSAYDCGACGGKHGGPNARVFARMANRPEVREILRARNIDIPDDTWFLGAEHNTATDIFSYFDLLDMPERFQDAFETVRKEMHRASELSAHERCRKFESAPKNPTPARALAHVIGRSSDLSQARPELGHATNAMAIVGPRTISEGVFLDRRSFLISYDPSSDPDGTILEGILLAVGPVGAGISLEYYFSTVDNAKYGCGTKVPHNVAGLIGVMEGASGDLRTGLPRQMIEIHEPMRLLMIVAAKTEILASVYDRQPSIKQLVGNAWVQLVAMDPETSAFSLFVPDKGFFPWKPRGEDVPTVANSKQWYAGKMDFLDPALIRPEVARA from the coding sequence ATGGAAGACAACATCACCATGGAAATGCGAAAACACCTCGAACACGTCATCGAGGAAGTCGCCCACGTATTGCCCAGCCAAGGCCCCATCGATACCTTCATTCATCACAATACGCTCCACGGATTCGAACACTTTCCGTTCGAACGAGCCGTCGTGGAAGCGGAGCGCATTTTCGGCGCACGGGGCTACTTGCCCATCGAAGACTATCTCCGATTCTACGCCACCGGAAGAATCACTCGCCGAGACATCGAACGAGCATGTCGCGAGCGTGGACACGACCCCTTCGACGAAGCCGAATTATTGCGATCGGCGCATCCGGAGATGCCCGATTTGCTCGAAGGCCCCGAGCTCGAGGCGCTTTTCGAGCACATGGAAGACGTCGCCGCATGGGGCGGGCCCGCAATCCCACTCGATAATCACTTGGTCGCCAGAGTTCGCGCGGCCGTACGCAATCACGTAGATCAAACCCCCAGCACCCATTCGAGCGGTCAAGCTGCGACCACCGAGGTCGCCCGCTTGTGTCTCACGGTCGTGCACGATCTTGGTCCGGATTCTTTGCGCCGCCGCGGCTTCGATGCTCTCTGCGCGCTCGAATCGGCGTTTTCGCAGCCGGGAACGAGCGAATCGCTGATTGCCGAACTTTCTGCGCGAGACCCGCGCCATCAAATGAAAGAATTCTGCGAGCGGCAGCTCGAATACCACATCGGACGATTGGGATCCGAGACGTGTCATCGCGATTTATTGTTGGCGCTCACGGGAGAAGACATTCACGAGCAGATTCACCCGGGGATGGTGCGTCTTTCGATGGCATTTCTCGACGAGGGTTTGGCGGCGTGGCACGTTGCCGGTCGATCGCTCGGGTTCTACGATGCATTTCGGAAAATGGCCGAGCACGATCTTTTCTTCGACCTCGAATCGTTGCCCGGAGCCCGCGCCGCATTGAAAGACCTTCCGCCGCTCGCGATCGATGCAATCATTCAAAGCTTGGAAAAATTGGGGGTGCATCACGACCACTGGGGCCCCTATTTACGGCGAATTGCCGTCGCATTGCCGGGTTTGTCCGGTATGGTTTCCTGGCGGGCAAGCCACCCGGACTACGCTGCGCAGCGCGCGCATCCCATCGATTTGATTCAATTTTTGGCCGTGCGTATGTTTCACGAAGTCTTGTACGTACGGCAAGTGTCGCGGCATGTTTTCGGCCACGACGGCGACATCGAGAGTTTTCGACATCATTTCACGCATCACCTGCCGGAGCTGCTCGTTCGTCACGCGCTTTACAGCGGCGAATTGCCGGACTTTCTCGCCGAACGCGCTCGATCGCAACTTGCTGTGTCGGCATCGGATGAAACACCGGATGACGAAATGGCCATCCTGCGCCTCGCCGACATGATTTTCCAGCACCAACAAAGCACCGCGCACGGCAAGGCCGATCCCGATTCGTCACGCAATGGCAAGGCGAGCGCGACACTGCCCATTTGGCAGGCCGCGTATGAAGTACATTATCGTGACGCGATCCTCGAAGCTCTCACGCGCAACGCAAAATCGCCGTGGAAACGGCGGCGCAAAGGTCGAGCCAAGGCGCAGCTCGTCTTCTGCATCGACGATCGTGAAGAAAGCGTCCGGCGACATACCGAAGAATTGCACGCCGATTACGAGACGTTTGGCGCGGCGGGATTCTTTGGTGTTGCAATCGATTACGTCGCACTCGGGGAAAAGGACCCGGTCCCGCTTTGCCCGCTCGTCGTGACCCCGGCGCATCGAATGGAAGAAACGCCGCGCGCCGAATCGCTCGAGGCGTGGCAGCAGCGTTCGACAAGGCAGCGCCTGCTGGCCGCATTGCGCGACGTCGTGCGCGAAGTGCTCAGAAACCCCGTATCGTCCTACTTTCTCATCGACATCGTCGGCCTCTTCGCCATGCTGCCCGTCGTTGGCCGATTGCTCGCTCCACGCACGTACGAACGTGCGTCGCGCCAAACCAAAAGCAGCGTCTTGCCTCACGTCGAGACGACGATCCCGATAGGCGACCCGCGCCAGCCAGACACGCATCGTCATCCTCCGAGAAAGTCCCACTTCACCGACGACGAACAAGCCGAGCGGGTCGCGAACCTTTTGCGAAACATCGGCCTCGTTCGTCACTTCGCGCCGCTCGTCGTGCTCGTCGGGCACGGGTCGGAAAGCCGCAACAACCCGCATCTTTCCGCATATGACTGCGGCGCTTGCGGCGGCAAACATGGAGGCCCGAACGCTCGCGTCTTCGCCCGCATGGCGAACCGTCCCGAGGTGCGCGAGATCCTACGAGCTCGTAACATCGACATCCCCGATGACACCTGGTTTCTCGGAGCAGAACACAACACGGCAACCGACATCTTCAGCTACTTCGACCTCTTGGACATGCCCGAACGGTTTCAAGATGCCTTCGAGACTGTTCGCAAGGAGATGCACCGTGCGAGCGAATTGTCGGCGCACGAGCGATGTCGCAAGTTCGAATCTGCTCCGAAAAATCCCACGCCCGCACGCGCGCTCGCCCACGTCATCGGCCGCTCGTCCGACCTCTCTCAAGCTCGTCCGGAGCTCGGCCACGCGACCAACGCGATGGCCATCGTTGGACCACGAACGATCTCCGAAGGCGTTTTTCTCGACAGACGATCCTTTTTGATTTCGTACGATCCGAGCAGTGATCCCGATGGCACGATTCTCGAAGGGATTTTGCTTGCCGTCGGCCCCGTCGGCGCAGGCATCAGCCTCGAGTATTACTTCTCGACCGTGGACAATGCGAAATATGGTTGCGGCACAAAAGTTCCGCACAACGTCGCGGGACTCATCGGGGTCATGGAGGGAGCGTCTGGCGACCTACGCACGGGTTTGCCTCGACAAATGATCGAAATTCACGAACCGATGCGCCTATTGATGATCGTCGCCGCTAAGACGGAGATTCTCGCGAGCGTTTACGATCGTCAGCCCAGCATCAAGCAGCTCGTCGGCAATGCATGGGTGCAGCTCGTGGCGATGGATCCCGAGACGAGCGCATTTTCGCTGTTCGTCCCAGATAAGGGGTTCTTTCCGTGGAAACCGCGCGGCGAAGACGTGCCTACGGTCGCGAATTCCAAACAATGGTACGCAGGCAAAATGGATTTTCTGGACCCCGCGCTCATTCGACCCGAGGTGGCCCGTGCTTGA
- a CDS encoding adenylate/guanylate cyclase domain-containing protein: MKVDLETMSLTEMIRLQTQISQVLTRRFERPLALGFTDIVGSTAYFARFGDEAGRALQQLHHDLLSEAIGPFEGRVVDTAGDGAFTCFPDVQKALGGFVAFLQRASRENESRNRENQLVVRLGVHFGGVLTDGVIVSGDAVNFCARIATTAEPGELRISAMALREAPNDVRVRASPLPPVQVRGYIDPIHMFRFDWRDEFSLPGLAVVRETGDTFRLPRQDIISFGRFRGEEGMPTNDVVLSLRDKQLEQRLSRWHFELRRKGDAYVLRPLSRQQVEVDGQVVETGYEAPISPGSVVRLSKSVTLEFKPRPEAVVGPATLDPRSLLYTPPQS; the protein is encoded by the coding sequence ATGAAAGTCGACCTCGAGACGATGAGCCTGACGGAGATGATCCGTCTGCAGACGCAGATTTCGCAAGTGCTCACGCGGCGGTTCGAGCGCCCGCTTGCGCTCGGGTTTACGGACATCGTGGGATCGACGGCATATTTCGCGCGGTTCGGCGATGAAGCGGGTCGAGCACTTCAGCAGTTGCATCACGACTTGCTCAGCGAAGCGATTGGGCCGTTCGAGGGGCGCGTCGTCGATACGGCGGGAGACGGGGCGTTCACGTGTTTCCCGGACGTGCAAAAAGCGCTTGGAGGGTTTGTCGCGTTTCTTCAGCGTGCGTCACGTGAAAACGAGAGTCGCAATCGAGAAAATCAGCTCGTCGTGCGGCTTGGCGTGCATTTCGGCGGAGTGCTCACCGATGGCGTCATCGTATCTGGCGATGCGGTGAACTTTTGTGCGCGCATTGCGACGACGGCAGAGCCTGGTGAATTGCGAATATCAGCGATGGCACTGCGCGAGGCGCCGAATGACGTGCGCGTTCGAGCTTCACCGCTGCCGCCGGTACAGGTTCGCGGGTACATCGATCCCATTCACATGTTTCGCTTCGATTGGCGTGACGAATTCTCGTTGCCAGGGCTCGCGGTGGTACGCGAAACGGGCGATACATTTCGATTGCCTCGGCAGGACATCATCAGTTTTGGTCGATTTCGCGGCGAAGAAGGCATGCCGACGAACGACGTGGTGCTTTCGCTTCGAGACAAACAGCTCGAACAGCGTTTGAGTCGTTGGCATTTCGAATTGCGGCGCAAGGGAGACGCTTACGTATTGCGTCCACTTTCGCGGCAGCAAGTGGAAGTCGACGGTCAGGTGGTGGAAACTGGTTACGAGGCGCCGATTTCGCCAGGCTCAGTCGTGCGATTGTCCAAGTCCGTGACGCTCGAATTCAAGCCGCGACCCGAAGCAGTCGTCGGTCCAGCGACGCTCGACCCACGCTCGCTGCTTTACACGCCACCGCAATCGTGA
- a CDS encoding NADH-quinone oxidoreductase subunit M, which translates to MPSPSPSPSLLLLTTLVPLLGAIVIVFVPARHARIVPRVALFHASLAALFSWGLLPRFDRTTSALQFITPFPWSPDPHASAALGVDGLSYPMVLLTTLVVLVALLASLHVTHRVKSYFAWFLFLEFAVLGVFTSLSWSLFYVFWELTLVPLFFLVSIWGGKNRSSASMSFFLYTLAGSVFMLVAILALHLALPEHSFGMEEMARTSAGIGQPTQILLFLGFFAGIAVKIPVFPLHGWQPLAYVESKTPVSMVFSAVLAKMGAYGLLRLFVLLPVGASSMVPLLLLLGFVNIIYGALLAFRQTDLKLMVAYASMSHMGFVLIGVSSLNMAGISGATLQMFTHGLTSSALFLLVGALQDRTSTRDVRDFGGLASTMPRFSVFMSLALLGSMGLPGLAGFTSELHTLIGTFERYGYWSGIATIGILITAGYSLRAMSRLFFGPSNPRWQKLDDLKPHEIFAALPLALLIILVGVMPRTAIDLVAATVSHMATLFPG; encoded by the coding sequence ATGCCAAGTCCAAGTCCAAGTCCAAGTTTGCTGTTGCTGACGACGCTCGTTCCGCTCCTCGGCGCCATCGTCATCGTCTTCGTTCCTGCGCGACACGCTCGAATCGTTCCCCGCGTGGCGCTTTTTCATGCGAGTCTCGCGGCCCTTTTCTCGTGGGGCCTGCTTCCCCGATTCGACCGCACGACCTCGGCGCTGCAATTCATCACTCCATTTCCGTGGTCACCGGATCCGCACGCCTCGGCGGCGCTTGGAGTCGACGGTTTGTCGTATCCAATGGTGCTGCTCACGACGCTCGTCGTCCTCGTCGCTTTATTGGCATCGCTGCACGTCACGCATCGGGTGAAGAGTTATTTTGCGTGGTTTTTGTTCCTCGAATTCGCGGTGCTCGGGGTATTTACTTCATTATCCTGGTCACTGTTTTATGTTTTTTGGGAATTGACGCTCGTGCCGCTGTTCTTCCTGGTCAGCATTTGGGGCGGAAAAAACCGCAGCAGTGCGAGCATGAGTTTCTTTTTGTATACGCTCGCGGGCTCCGTGTTCATGCTCGTGGCCATTCTTGCGCTGCATCTGGCGCTTCCCGAGCATAGTTTCGGCATGGAGGAGATGGCGCGTACGAGTGCTGGCATTGGCCAGCCGACGCAAATTTTGTTATTTTTGGGTTTTTTCGCAGGAATCGCCGTAAAAATCCCGGTATTTCCTCTGCACGGATGGCAGCCGCTCGCGTACGTGGAATCGAAGACGCCGGTGAGCATGGTGTTTTCGGCGGTGCTCGCCAAAATGGGTGCGTACGGGCTCCTGCGACTCTTCGTGCTCTTGCCCGTAGGCGCGTCGTCGATGGTGCCGCTCTTGCTTTTATTGGGTTTCGTCAACATTATTTACGGTGCCCTGCTTGCGTTTCGACAAACCGATCTCAAGCTCATGGTGGCGTATGCATCCATGAGCCACATGGGGTTTGTCTTGATTGGCGTCTCGTCGCTCAACATGGCCGGTATTTCGGGGGCGACGCTGCAGATGTTCACGCATGGCCTCACGAGCAGCGCGCTCTTTTTGCTCGTGGGCGCGCTCCAGGATCGCACGAGTACGCGCGACGTCCGTGACTTCGGCGGCCTTGCCTCGACGATGCCTCGGTTTTCCGTATTCATGTCGCTCGCTTTGCTCGGATCCATGGGACTTCCGGGACTTGCCGGCTTCACGAGCGAGCTGCACACATTGATTGGCACGTTCGAGCGTTATGGTTACTGGTCGGGCATTGCCACGATCGGTATCCTCATCACGGCCGGCTATTCTTTGCGCGCAATGAGCCGATTATTTTTTGGCCCCTCCAATCCTCGCTGGCAAAAACTCGATGACTTGAAGCCGCACGAGATATTCGCCGCTCTGCCTCTCGCACTCCTCATCATTCTCGTCGGTGTCATGCCGCGAACGGCCATCGACCTCGTCGCCGCCACGGTCTCGCACATGGCGACGCTTTTTCCTGGGTGA
- a CDS encoding sigma-70 family RNA polymerase sigma factor, whose product MYQKAAKELLGTDCAKELQVNRAVLMRYRDAMAGVVRSMGVNGATVEDVVHDAFETACRKAETDRPDPRDEVRFGGWLCALAKYAAMTTRNDNARSREVSSPTEELEDVADSHRAYIGHYDDKVAASVVFAGLSADDRALLHQHFYEDKTVQELAIEQGVPWSTMKSRLDGVLHRARTIMVDDRTHRRRGAGAVILAALALCFRETYVKLRSSWTSKRAALPLVAGFATGAMVAAVLVHKQVDSVRSTYITQNIETGDKRCRTCFFQRSSSSPRSMQGVLEIGSNADP is encoded by the coding sequence ATGTACCAAAAAGCTGCCAAGGAACTTCTGGGGACGGACTGCGCGAAGGAGCTTCAGGTAAATCGCGCTGTGCTCATGCGTTACCGGGATGCGATGGCGGGGGTCGTCCGCTCGATGGGGGTCAACGGCGCGACCGTCGAAGATGTCGTTCACGACGCCTTCGAGACGGCATGTCGCAAGGCAGAGACGGATAGGCCGGATCCCAGGGATGAGGTTCGGTTTGGAGGGTGGCTATGCGCGCTCGCGAAGTATGCCGCCATGACGACGCGCAACGACAACGCGCGCAGTCGTGAGGTTTCTTCACCGACGGAAGAGCTCGAGGATGTAGCCGATTCGCATCGCGCTTACATTGGTCATTACGATGACAAGGTGGCGGCTTCGGTGGTTTTTGCCGGCCTGAGCGCCGATGACCGAGCGCTTCTCCATCAGCATTTTTATGAGGACAAGACGGTCCAGGAGCTTGCGATCGAGCAAGGCGTCCCATGGTCGACGATGAAGTCGCGCCTGGATGGTGTGCTTCATCGCGCGCGAACCATCATGGTCGACGACAGGACGCATCGTCGGCGTGGCGCTGGCGCTGTCATTCTCGCAGCGTTGGCGTTGTGTTTCCGGGAAACGTATGTCAAATTGCGGTCCTCGTGGACGTCCAAGCGCGCGGCTTTGCCGCTCGTCGCGGGCTTTGCGACGGGCGCGATGGTAGCGGCGGTGCTGGTCCACAAGCAGGTGGATTCGGTCAGATCCACGTACATCACCCAAAACATTGAGACGGGCGACAAGCGCTGCAGAACATGCTTCTTTCAGCGCAGCAGTTCGAGCCCCCGCAGCATGCAAGGGGTGCTTGAAATCGGCAGCAATGCCGATCCGTAA